The following are from one region of the Nostoc cf. commune SO-36 genome:
- a CDS encoding SH3 domain-containing protein — protein sequence MLSGLTKFILGFFLAIAVLIGGGAAIALYFMNRTGIPPAKPVYSNDSPSVKAQAPKATEPGGTKTTLTPGANTKSSPSSTSTPTVSPKATPSTKPLPSGAYRGRVNWAEGLSLRAKPNQEAERIGGVGFNQKIIILEESEDKAWQKIRLEGSEQEGWVKAGNTEKVDEKPEDTEQPQQEQ from the coding sequence ATGTTGTCTGGCTTAACAAAGTTTATACTGGGGTTTTTCTTAGCGATCGCTGTGTTAATAGGTGGCGGCGCTGCAATTGCACTCTATTTCATGAATCGCACTGGCATACCTCCTGCCAAACCCGTTTATTCCAATGATAGCCCCTCGGTGAAAGCTCAAGCTCCAAAAGCAACCGAGCCTGGAGGAACTAAAACCACCCTTACACCTGGGGCAAATACTAAATCTTCTCCAAGCTCAACCTCTACTCCGACAGTATCGCCTAAAGCTACCCCATCAACAAAGCCGTTACCATCGGGAGCTTATCGAGGACGTGTTAATTGGGCTGAAGGCTTGAGTTTGCGAGCAAAACCAAATCAAGAAGCTGAACGTATTGGTGGGGTAGGTTTTAATCAAAAAATTATTATTTTGGAAGAAAGCGAGGATAAAGCGTGGCAAAAGATTCGTTTGGAAGGTAGTGAACAAGAAGGTTGGGTAAAAGCAGGTAATACTGAAAAAGTTGATGAAAAACCAGAGGATACAGAGCAACCACAGCAAGAACAATAA
- a CDS encoding conjugal transfer protein TrbI: MTRLYQWKSGTAALMAIAVTTTVISPLFSLAPANAQYRIDQNRTGQYGNVTIPSGVAFPVTYEKETITIAPGESKSITLRIANDIIDRNRNVLIPAGTKVNGRLESVDLNSYSRDTDDNQGKGVRFVAQELEFSNGQRQSINATSRTYTTTQKVSQGPSTGQVLTDAAIGAGAGLLGSLITGNRRVDDLKPVLGGAAGAGASILLRKKEGNAFVLRPAQDLRLTLNSNLNLVPPSRY; the protein is encoded by the coding sequence ATGACACGCCTATATCAATGGAAATCTGGAACTGCTGCACTTATGGCAATAGCAGTTACTACAACCGTCATTAGCCCCCTATTCAGCTTGGCTCCTGCTAATGCTCAATACAGAATTGATCAAAACAGAACTGGACAATACGGAAACGTTACCATTCCTTCTGGAGTCGCTTTTCCTGTAACCTACGAAAAAGAGACAATTACTATTGCTCCTGGAGAAAGTAAATCTATAACCTTGAGAATAGCGAACGACATTATCGACAGAAATAGAAATGTCTTAATTCCTGCTGGTACTAAAGTAAATGGACGTTTAGAATCTGTTGACTTAAATAGTTATTCAAGAGATACAGATGATAACCAAGGAAAAGGCGTAAGGTTTGTAGCGCAAGAATTAGAATTTTCTAATGGTCAGCGTCAGTCGATTAATGCAACTTCTCGCACATATACCACAACTCAAAAAGTTTCACAGGGGCCCAGCACAGGTCAGGTTTTAACTGATGCAGCTATTGGTGCGGGTGCTGGTCTTTTAGGTTCACTAATTACTGGGAACCGCAGAGTTGACGATTTAAAACCTGTTCTCGGTGGAGCTGCGGGTGCAGGTGCGAGTATCCTGTTGCGGAAAAAAGAAGGAAATGCTTTTGTCCTCAGACCTGCACAGGATTTAAGGCTTACACTGAATTCTAACTTGAATTTAGTACCACCATCTCGTTACTAG
- a CDS encoding DUF3155 domain-containing protein yields MARRRKRKSRRRQEGRRILEHVPQYSIESGEEKPVTAARRFIQAEGILPPALLLVKRNEHTTDRYFWAEKGLFGAQYVEENHFLFPSLRVLEPSPGQESLALASR; encoded by the coding sequence TTGGCAAGGAGACGCAAAAGGAAGAGTCGTCGTCGTCAGGAAGGACGACGCATTTTGGAGCACGTACCTCAATATAGCATCGAGAGTGGCGAAGAAAAGCCTGTGACAGCAGCGAGAAGATTCATTCAAGCTGAAGGTATTTTGCCACCGGCCTTGCTACTCGTAAAGCGAAATGAACACACCACAGATCGTTATTTCTGGGCAGAAAAGGGACTGTTTGGTGCTCAATACGTAGAGGAAAACCATTTCTTGTTTCCTAGCTTGAGGGTGTTAGAACCTTCACCAGGTCAAGAATCTCTTGCCTTAGCTAGTCGATGA
- a CDS encoding peptidoglycan-binding protein — protein MKTGVDSYLTKLASVCETSESIKVVPTVADFKFLNWKKLSSGAAMRLLSLALITGLLSIAGQALALQKIGSTGPEVSSSQRCLKKLGYFNGPVTGKFASLTQNAVIKFQQANRISADGVVGATTQRALQRTCQGISRSISPQASPVGQYPTLSQGKTGAAVTRLQQRLRQLGYFDPNPTGNFGRITKDAVIAFQRNYRIPATGIVNRQTWNALMGSSPTSASSRLSTQQVRELQVRLRQLGYLDADATGNIGPMTREAVIAFQRNYGLPIDGIANAQVLDSVRRASTGGTPQSGRDYLTVGDQGENVRLVQERLWQLGFSNTNPDGFFNDYTRQSVIAFQQSSRLNSNGNVDRQTWEALGLNNSSGGNYIQNTRYVLPPNNEYVVPVANGNTLVANNPYRVIIPISNNDTLSRVQQYIPEAITEQSNLGDYVNAGAFSDRAQAETLTKKLRSLGLDARVKFN, from the coding sequence GTGAAAACAGGGGTAGATAGCTATTTAACCAAGCTCGCCTCAGTCTGCGAGACATCCGAAAGTATCAAGGTTGTTCCTACCGTAGCTGATTTCAAATTTTTGAATTGGAAAAAGTTATCTAGCGGTGCGGCGATGCGTCTTCTGTCTCTGGCACTGATTACGGGGCTTCTGAGTATAGCTGGGCAAGCTTTAGCACTTCAGAAAATAGGAAGTACTGGGCCTGAAGTTAGCAGTAGCCAGAGGTGTTTAAAAAAATTAGGCTACTTTAACGGCCCGGTGACAGGTAAGTTTGCTAGCTTGACTCAAAATGCTGTGATCAAATTCCAGCAAGCCAATAGAATAAGTGCTGATGGAGTCGTAGGTGCTACTACTCAACGAGCCTTGCAACGAACATGTCAAGGTATATCCAGGAGCATCTCACCGCAGGCATCACCTGTTGGCCAGTACCCTACTCTTTCTCAAGGCAAAACTGGTGCAGCCGTCACCAGATTGCAACAGCGTCTACGGCAATTAGGCTACTTTGATCCTAATCCCACTGGAAATTTTGGACGAATTACTAAAGATGCTGTAATTGCATTCCAGCGAAATTATCGCATACCTGCTACCGGGATTGTGAATCGACAAACTTGGAATGCATTAATGGGTTCCTCTCCGACTTCAGCAAGTTCACGTCTCTCTACTCAACAAGTGAGAGAACTACAAGTGCGTTTGCGACAGCTAGGTTATTTAGATGCTGATGCCACTGGGAATATTGGCCCAATGACTAGAGAAGCTGTAATTGCATTCCAGCGAAATTATGGCCTACCTATTGATGGCATCGCCAATGCTCAAGTTTTGGACTCAGTGCGTAGAGCCTCCACAGGTGGTACTCCACAATCAGGCAGAGATTATCTAACTGTAGGCGATCAGGGAGAGAATGTCAGATTAGTTCAAGAGCGTTTGTGGCAGTTGGGTTTCTCTAATACCAATCCTGATGGCTTTTTCAATGATTACACCAGACAATCTGTAATTGCATTCCAACAATCTTCTCGATTGAATTCTAATGGAAATGTAGATCGGCAAACTTGGGAAGCTTTAGGGTTGAATAACTCAAGTGGGGGGAATTATATTCAGAATACTCGCTATGTATTGCCTCCTAATAATGAGTATGTAGTACCTGTTGCCAATGGCAATACATTAGTTGCTAATAATCCTTACAGAGTAATAATTCCAATTTCCAATAATGATACTCTGAGCAGAGTGCAACAATATATACCCGAAGCTATCACAGAGCAATCCAATCTAGGGGATTATGTGAATGCTGGAGCATTTAGCGATCGCGCACAAGCAGAAACACTAACGAAAAAGCTTCGCTCATTAGGTCTTGATGCACGCGTTAAATTTAATTAA
- a CDS encoding S-layer homology domain-containing protein, protein MFNLNRWQSRTAALMALSVTVGTVAPFITASPSFAQTTFSDVSSNYWAAQFIQQLSQRGVIAGFPDGSFRPEEPVTRAQFAAMVNKAFQKTQQRSPISFTDVPSNYWASSAIGQAYTIGFLSGYPGNRFEPNQAIPRQQVLVSLANGLEYSPTGNTESTLQYFNDASNIASYARSPIAAATEKQIVVNYPNVKFLNPTATATRAQVAAFIYQALVSSNQASAINSPYVVAVGSTTPTPVAVTIPQGTAIPVKYDKAEKILVTKDETAPLTLTVSQNVVTQDGSVVIPAGSQVIGQLKPATGGSQFIAEKLVLTSGQEYQLNASSDVITKTERVNKGTSTGSIIQNTVLGAGAAAAVSAVTGDRAIATEEVLGGAGIGALVGLFFGRNSVDLIAIDPDTDLQMTINQNLFVSLR, encoded by the coding sequence ATGTTTAACTTAAATCGTTGGCAATCTAGAACAGCTGCACTGATGGCTTTAAGTGTCACAGTCGGTACTGTAGCGCCTTTTATTACAGCTTCGCCATCTTTTGCTCAAACTACTTTTTCTGATGTTTCATCTAACTATTGGGCAGCACAATTTATTCAACAATTGTCACAGCGAGGTGTAATTGCCGGATTTCCTGATGGTAGCTTCCGCCCTGAAGAACCGGTGACACGCGCTCAATTTGCCGCGATGGTCAACAAAGCTTTCCAAAAAACACAGCAGCGATCGCCAATCAGTTTTACTGATGTGCCTAGCAACTATTGGGCATCCAGTGCCATTGGGCAAGCTTATACTATTGGTTTCTTATCAGGATATCCCGGTAATCGCTTTGAGCCTAACCAAGCTATTCCCCGCCAGCAGGTTTTAGTTTCCCTTGCCAACGGTCTGGAATATAGTCCTACTGGCAATACCGAAAGCACTCTGCAATACTTCAACGATGCTTCTAACATCGCTAGCTATGCCCGTAGCCCGATCGCAGCAGCAACTGAAAAGCAAATTGTGGTCAACTATCCTAATGTGAAGTTTCTGAATCCAACTGCAACCGCCACCCGCGCCCAGGTAGCAGCTTTTATCTACCAAGCATTGGTTAGTTCTAATCAAGCCTCGGCAATTAACTCGCCTTATGTTGTGGCTGTCGGGTCTACTACCCCAACACCTGTGGCTGTGACGATTCCTCAAGGGACTGCTATCCCTGTGAAGTATGACAAGGCAGAAAAAATTCTGGTTACAAAGGACGAAACAGCGCCTTTGACATTGACAGTATCCCAAAACGTGGTTACGCAAGACGGATCTGTAGTGATTCCTGCTGGTAGTCAAGTTATTGGTCAACTCAAACCTGCTACAGGCGGTTCTCAATTCATTGCCGAGAAACTAGTTTTGACTAGCGGTCAAGAGTATCAACTGAACGCTAGTTCTGACGTGATTACCAAAACTGAAAGAGTCAACAAGGGTACTAGTACTGGTTCAATCATTCAAAATACTGTATTGGGTGCAGGTGCAGCCGCTGCGGTATCTGCTGTCACAGGCGATCGCGCCATTGCCACAGAAGAAGTCTTGGGTGGTGCTGGTATCGGTGCGTTGGTTGGTCTGTTCTTCGGCAGAAATAGCGTTGACTTAATCGCTATTGATCCAGATACCGATTTACAAATGACCATCAATCAAAACTTGTTCGTTTCATTAAGATAG
- the sbcC gene encoding exonuclease subunit SbcC: MIPVQLILKNFLSYRNATLDFGGLHTACICGSNGAGKSSLLEAITWAIWGESRATAEDDVIYSGAKEVRVDFTFQSNQQKYRVIRTRIRGGTSVLEFQIEIPSGFRSLTGKGVRATQDLILEHIKLDYDTFINSAYLRQGRADEFMLKRPTERKEILAELLKLNQYDDLEERAKESSRQFKARAVELERSLESIKIQLQQRETTQAQRVELEAELNQLQQVQAFDNIELQSLQVVQHQRQNWEQQLNFVKQQYQNLTQDCDRLQQEQSAIGSQLSDLEKILHQEAEIKAGYAQYQSLQSQEEAFAVKFEEHTRAGQNRQQKQQQLTKQIHEIERQLQQAQAQLEALQQQERDIQQTLTKSGEVEAALSQLAAARHHVARLDQLQMQVTPLLQQRATLQSQLDRTHAGLVARLEQLQSTENQLQRQHRRQPQLQQAVMDVAIQIEELEKKRVYLQRVQEKGQERRHFIERLQAHQRDYEKLLGELEQKLLMLQNPEALCPLCERPLDEHHWSRVVEKTQAELEDTQGQFWVVREQMAVSDREIQVLRQEYREISQQLAGYDGLREQRGQLAAQLEATTDVQQQLQQIAAEKQHLERSLQAGDYAPDKQAELRQLDQYLQQVNYNEQDHALARSEVERWRWAEIKQGQIKDATKRQAQLLARKPELQSQIAQLQARIQQDQIDSECAKQIAALERHITEIGYSSEQHNNLRMAAKKAQSWHLRYQQLLSAQQQYPQLQTRLQELEESRSARLTERQKLGGQIESIIQQLQATANPSAQIQALEQQLAIRRRQLDEQIAKLGRLEQLAHQLETLQVQYEQQQQQLQSCKQEYRVYQELAQAFGKNGIQALMIENVLPQLEAETNQLLSRLSGNQFHVQFITQKAGRSAKSTKKNAKLIDTLDILIADSRGTRSYETYSGGEAFRINFAIRLALAKLLAQRAGAALQLLIVDEGFGTQDAEGCDRLIAAINAISSDFACILTVTHMPHLKEAFQARIEVNKTQEGSQLSLSI; this comes from the coding sequence ATGATCCCAGTACAACTCATCCTCAAAAACTTTCTCAGTTACCGTAATGCAACTTTAGATTTTGGCGGTTTGCATACGGCTTGTATTTGTGGTTCCAATGGTGCGGGTAAATCCTCCCTTTTAGAAGCAATCACTTGGGCTATTTGGGGTGAAAGCCGTGCCACTGCTGAAGATGATGTGATCTATTCTGGTGCGAAAGAAGTTCGGGTTGATTTTACTTTCCAAAGTAACCAGCAAAAATATCGGGTGATTCGTACTCGAATTCGGGGAGGTACTAGCGTTCTTGAATTTCAAATAGAAATCCCATCTGGGTTTCGCTCACTCACTGGCAAAGGGGTAAGAGCGACACAGGATTTGATTTTAGAACACATCAAGCTTGATTATGATACATTTATTAATTCTGCCTACTTACGTCAAGGTCGTGCAGATGAATTCATGCTCAAGCGTCCCACGGAACGCAAAGAAATTTTAGCGGAGTTGTTAAAACTCAATCAGTATGATGATTTGGAAGAACGAGCAAAAGAATCTTCTCGTCAATTCAAAGCAAGAGCAGTAGAGTTAGAGCGTTCTTTAGAGTCGATAAAAATTCAGCTGCAACAACGCGAGACAACGCAAGCGCAAAGAGTAGAGTTAGAAGCCGAACTCAACCAACTGCAACAGGTGCAAGCCTTTGATAATATTGAATTACAAAGTTTGCAAGTTGTCCAGCACCAGCGCCAAAATTGGGAACAACAACTTAATTTTGTAAAGCAGCAATACCAAAATCTTACCCAAGATTGCGATCGCCTCCAACAAGAACAATCAGCTATTGGCTCTCAGCTATCAGATTTAGAAAAAATATTACACCAAGAAGCTGAGATTAAAGCTGGATACGCCCAATATCAAAGTTTACAATCTCAAGAAGAAGCTTTTGCTGTCAAATTTGAAGAACACACCCGCGCTGGGCAGAATCGTCAACAAAAGCAACAACAACTTACCAAACAAATTCACGAAATCGAACGGCAACTGCAACAAGCCCAAGCGCAGCTAGAAGCTTTGCAGCAACAAGAGCGAGACATTCAGCAAACTCTGACTAAATCAGGTGAAGTAGAAGCGGCTTTGTCACAACTAGCCGCAGCCCGTCACCATGTTGCTCGTTTAGATCAACTGCAAATGCAAGTGACTCCCTTGTTGCAACAACGAGCAACTTTACAAAGCCAACTCGATCGCACTCATGCTGGTTTAGTAGCGCGGCTCGAACAACTCCAAAGTACTGAAAACCAATTGCAACGCCAGCACCGCCGCCAACCGCAACTGCAACAAGCGGTGATGGATGTGGCAATCCAAATTGAGGAACTGGAGAAAAAGCGGGTTTATCTACAACGAGTGCAGGAAAAAGGGCAAGAAAGGCGGCACTTTATCGAACGTCTACAAGCTCATCAACGGGACTATGAAAAACTGCTGGGAGAATTAGAGCAAAAATTGCTTATGCTTCAAAATCCTGAAGCACTTTGTCCATTATGTGAGCGTCCACTAGACGAACATCACTGGAGTCGAGTGGTGGAAAAAACCCAGGCTGAGTTAGAGGATACTCAAGGGCAGTTTTGGGTAGTGCGGGAACAAATGGCTGTGTCTGACAGAGAAATCCAGGTACTTAGGCAGGAATATCGGGAAATTTCCCAACAATTAGCAGGATATGATGGTTTACGCGAACAACGGGGACAGTTGGCAGCACAGTTAGAAGCGACAACTGATGTGCAACAACAGTTACAACAAATTGCTGCTGAAAAACAGCATTTAGAGCGATCGCTTCAAGCTGGTGATTACGCTCCCGATAAACAAGCCGAACTCCGGCAGCTAGACCAATATCTGCAACAAGTTAATTATAATGAACAAGACCACGCCCTCGCTCGGAGTGAAGTTGAGCGGTGGCGATGGGCAGAAATTAAACAAGGGCAAATTAAAGATGCAACTAAGCGACAAGCGCAACTATTAGCCCGAAAACCAGAATTACAATCCCAAATTGCTCAATTACAAGCCAGAATCCAGCAAGATCAGATTGATTCTGAATGTGCTAAACAAATCGCGGCTCTTGAGCGTCACATTACTGAAATTGGCTACAGTTCCGAGCAGCACAACAATCTGCGTATGGCTGCAAAGAAAGCTCAATCTTGGCATTTGCGGTATCAACAACTGCTATCAGCCCAGCAGCAGTATCCGCAACTCCAGACAAGATTGCAAGAGTTAGAGGAGTCTAGAAGCGCCAGATTAACCGAGCGGCAAAAACTCGGTGGACAAATCGAAAGTATTATCCAGCAATTACAAGCAACAGCTAACCCATCTGCCCAAATTCAAGCTTTAGAGCAGCAGTTAGCAATCCGCAGACGGCAACTTGATGAGCAAATTGCCAAGTTAGGGCGTTTAGAACAGCTGGCGCATCAACTGGAAACACTGCAAGTTCAATATGAACAACAGCAGCAGCAATTACAATCTTGCAAGCAGGAATATCGAGTTTATCAGGAATTAGCGCAAGCTTTTGGTAAAAATGGTATCCAAGCATTGATGATTGAGAATGTGTTGCCTCAACTGGAAGCTGAGACAAATCAACTACTTTCGCGGTTGAGTGGTAATCAGTTTCATGTACAATTTATTACTCAAAAAGCTGGGCGCAGTGCTAAATCAACCAAGAAAAATGCCAAGCTGATAGACACCCTAGATATTTTAATCGCCGATTCTAGAGGAACGCGATCTTATGAAACTTACTCTGGTGGAGAAGCCTTTAGAATTAACTTTGCCATCCGTTTGGCACTGGCGAAATTATTAGCGCAACGGGCGGGGGCGGCGTTGCAATTGTTGATTGTGGATGAAGGTTTTGGTACACAAGATGCGGAAGGATGCGATCGCTTGATTGCCGCGATTAATGCCATCTCCTCCGATTTCGCCTGCATCCTCACTGTCACCCACATGCCCCACCTCAAAGAAGCTTTCCAAGCCCGGATTGAGGTGAATAAAACTCAGGAAGGTTCGCAGTTGAGTTTGTCAATTTAA
- a CDS encoding XRE family transcriptional regulator, with protein sequence MTFSVIIKESSINNFDTYSDRSQESAMKEIIAANLNRYRKSLGLSQEQLAEQAGVTRQSINNYENAKTLPDSKILSALASVLGITLDDLLRSLGVGLPNFRFRAHVSFDKNAQFAAQVLRMLQTYNALEQAVGLSTYTPESTPCHQVEGNEKHIQTIASLFRHRLGLGDAPIANLFQSVEEIGLKVLRSSVPIKGFFGLSACSDIEGAFVLVNTHNITIERQLFTLAHEIGHLIFHRVEYQDTLIEEGTKEEEKAREKVADYFASHLLVPQAEFERMYTLTQDIVKLKRHFRVSYLFILNRLAEMKIIDFAKEKVKICAIYKKQHDGASLQNSMELPPALPVDDYPENERYEFLIWQSLKLGKISEMKAAELLNLTVENLRVLRQENEVYAVA encoded by the coding sequence TTGACATTTTCTGTTATAATTAAAGAAAGTAGTATCAACAACTTTGACACCTATAGCGATCGCTCTCAAGAATCAGCTATGAAAGAGATCATTGCTGCGAACCTGAACCGCTACCGTAAAAGTCTGGGCTTGTCTCAAGAGCAACTTGCAGAACAAGCTGGGGTAACTCGCCAGAGCATCAATAACTACGAGAACGCCAAAACTTTACCAGACAGCAAAATCCTCTCTGCTCTGGCGAGTGTTTTGGGCATTACACTCGATGACTTGCTACGCTCACTTGGTGTTGGACTACCCAACTTCCGGTTCCGCGCTCATGTTTCCTTTGACAAAAATGCCCAATTTGCAGCCCAAGTGCTACGAATGCTGCAAACTTATAACGCCCTAGAACAAGCCGTTGGCTTATCAACCTACACCCCAGAAAGTACACCTTGCCATCAAGTAGAAGGCAATGAAAAGCACATTCAGACAATAGCTTCTTTGTTTCGTCATCGCCTTGGCTTGGGAGACGCTCCCATTGCCAACCTGTTTCAGTCTGTAGAAGAAATCGGTTTAAAAGTTTTACGCTCCTCCGTTCCCATTAAAGGTTTCTTTGGTCTGAGTGCTTGTAGTGATATTGAAGGTGCTTTTGTTTTGGTAAATACCCATAACATCACCATTGAACGTCAATTGTTTACCCTTGCACATGAGATTGGACACCTAATCTTTCACCGTGTAGAGTACCAAGACACCCTGATTGAAGAAGGAACCAAAGAAGAAGAAAAAGCACGAGAAAAGGTAGCTGATTACTTTGCTAGTCATCTACTTGTGCCTCAAGCTGAATTTGAGCGGATGTACACACTTACCCAAGATATTGTCAAACTGAAACGGCATTTTCGGGTGAGTTACCTATTCATCTTGAATCGTTTAGCAGAAATGAAAATCATTGATTTTGCTAAAGAGAAAGTCAAAATATGTGCAATTTATAAAAAGCAACATGATGGTGCATCTTTGCAAAACTCAATGGAATTACCACCAGCACTACCTGTGGATGATTATCCAGAAAATGAACGTTATGAATTTCTAATTTGGCAGTCTTTAAAATTGGGCAAGATTTCAGAGATGAAAGCAGCAGAACTTCTCAACTTAACTGTTGAAAACCTGCGGGTGCTTCGTCAAGAAAATGAGGTTTATGCAGTCGCTTAA
- a CDS encoding GAF domain-containing sensor histidine kinase, translated as MLMSASSDFLALCREQIALLTQGLGATLSIVYLTQELVETSSSDAKLIPVVIYPETALLSPEEENAEGTAYKQLQVGNAFILPNHQRRLLTAGSESPSSSGESETPDSSPPHLKEEYLLSGNQIVLPLIYEGVMMGLLVTGRQDRAWNEHEQSQIQQIAQTLAIACILDQRRAWFEQELHEQQILQEKQRDLLDNLLHQFRNPLTALRTFGKLLLKRLRPADTNRDVANSIVRESDRLQELLQQFEQVIDLTEADLAPLHLPEDEVFVEATIQKDAKPPLLLPGTGDKAVDCSLADILEPLLISAKAIAQERKLKLITEIQQNSSLVRANVKALREVLTNIIDNALKYTPTGGKILIQAGQEKGNFQGIVISDNGPGIPPQDLEHLGERHYRGVQAQTEIPGTGLGLAIAKQLIEQMQGEIEVFSPAINSKFTSPSAPGTTFIIWLPEVQN; from the coding sequence ATGTTAATGTCTGCCAGTTCCGATTTTCTTGCTCTGTGTCGAGAGCAAATAGCGCTACTAACCCAAGGGCTGGGAGCAACTTTAAGTATTGTGTACCTGACACAAGAATTGGTAGAAACTTCTTCAAGCGATGCAAAACTTATTCCTGTGGTGATTTACCCGGAAACAGCATTATTATCGCCAGAAGAGGAAAATGCTGAGGGGACAGCATACAAGCAGCTTCAAGTTGGAAATGCGTTTATATTACCCAATCATCAAAGAAGGTTATTGACAGCAGGTTCAGAATCTCCAAGCTCGTCAGGGGAGTCTGAGACACCAGATTCGTCTCCACCCCATCTAAAAGAGGAATACTTACTTAGTGGCAACCAAATTGTTTTACCTCTAATTTATGAGGGTGTGATGATGGGTTTGCTGGTGACAGGTAGGCAAGACCGGGCATGGAATGAACACGAGCAAAGTCAGATTCAACAGATAGCTCAAACATTGGCGATCGCTTGTATTTTAGATCAACGCCGAGCATGGTTTGAGCAGGAGTTACATGAGCAACAAATTCTTCAAGAAAAACAGCGCGATTTGCTAGATAATCTGTTGCATCAGTTTCGTAACCCATTAACGGCGTTGCGGACTTTTGGCAAACTGCTATTGAAACGACTAAGGCCCGCAGACACTAACCGGGATGTGGCAAATAGTATTGTGCGGGAAAGCGATCGCCTCCAAGAATTGCTACAACAATTTGAGCAAGTAATTGACTTGACTGAAGCAGATTTAGCACCACTACATTTGCCAGAAGATGAAGTATTTGTAGAAGCAACCATCCAAAAAGACGCTAAACCGCCGCTATTATTGCCGGGAACGGGAGATAAAGCAGTTGACTGCTCCCTAGCAGATATATTAGAACCATTATTAATATCAGCCAAAGCGATCGCTCAAGAGCGGAAGCTAAAACTAATAACTGAAATTCAACAGAATTCATCCCTAGTGCGTGCCAATGTTAAAGCATTACGAGAGGTCTTAACTAACATCATCGATAATGCTTTGAAATATACTCCCACTGGTGGCAAAATTTTGATTCAGGCGGGGCAAGAAAAAGGGAATTTTCAAGGAATTGTCATCAGCGATAACGGGCCTGGGATTCCACCCCAAGATTTAGAACATCTTGGAGAACGGCATTATCGTGGTGTACAAGCGCAAACAGAAATTCCCGGTACAGGTTTAGGGTTAGCGATCGCTAAACAATTAATAGAGCAAATGCAGGGCGAAATCGAGGTTTTCAGCCCTGCAATCAACTCTAAATTCACTTCACCCAGTGCGCCGGGAACTACGTTTATTATTTGGTTGCCAGAAGTTCAAAATTAG